In the Acropora muricata isolate sample 2 chromosome 1, ASM3666990v1, whole genome shotgun sequence genome, one interval contains:
- the LOC136921427 gene encoding elongation factor G, mitochondrial-like, giving the protein MGITSLLIQRCGVQLVKRNTQRLPVFIRRKLSSQSLNDVTAIRNIGVSAHIDSGKTTLTERLLFYTGRISHMHEVRGKDNVGATMDFMDLERERGITIQSAATYINWKNTEINIIDTPGHVDFTVEVERALRVLDGAILVLCAVGGVQSQTLTVNRQMKRYNVPCIAFINKLDRMGANPSRVLSQIRAKLQHTAAFAQLPIGLESEVKGVIDLVRWRAYYFEGNQGSDVVEGVIPEDMVEECTNKRQELIETVANVDEVLGEMFLEEVQPTEEQLIAAIRRATIKRCFTPVFVGSALKNKGVQPLLDGVVDYLPNPKEVINFASDTENPDEKVELSSEKDPSLPFVGLAFKLEAGRFGQLTYLRVYQGSLKRGGFIVNTRTGKRVKVPRIVRMHSDTMEDVQEAYAGDICALFGVDCASGDTFTLEGAKAVSMEPIFVPDPVISLAVEPKNKNDLAQFSKAINRFTREDPTFRVRYDDESRETIISGMGELHLDIYTERMRTEYNCPVIAGKPKVAFRETIGKEANFDYLHKKQTGGAGQFGRVIGRIEPMPDDKVTEIEFVDATVGMNIPKNFIPSIEKGFQEICERGLITGHKLAGIRFILEDGAAHGVDSSELAFKLAAIGAMREAFPKAAPLILEPVMSVEVNIPQEFQGAVISGLNRRHGVITGTDAAEGYVTIYADVPLNDMFGYSTELRSQTQGKGEFSMEYSKYMSASQQVQAELMEKFDLERLRKAKSR; this is encoded by the exons ATGGGTATAACATCGCTACTAATTCAACGATGTGGGGTTCAACTTGTGAAAAGAAAT ACCCAAAGACTCCCAGTTTTCATAAGGCGGAAGTTGTCCTCTCAGTCTTTG AATGATGTCACAGCTATCAGAAATATTGGTGTGTCTGCGCATATTGACTCAGGAAAGACAACACTTACTGAACGGCTCTTGTTTTACACTGGCAGGATAAGCCATATGCATGAG GTACGAGGAAAAGACAACGTAGGTGCGACCATGGATTTCATGGATCTTGAAAGAGAGAGAGGAATTACAATTCAG tcAGCAGCAACATACATTAATTGGAAAAACACAGAAATCAACATTATAGACACACCAG GTCATGTAGACTTCACGGTTGAAGTGGAACGAGCACTGAGAGTTCTTGATGGAGCCATTTTAGTGTTATGTGCAGTTGGTGGCGTACAA AGCCAGACATTAACAGTTAATCGACAAATGAAGCGGTACAATGTACCTTGCATTGCATTTATCAACAAACTTGACAG aATGGGAGCAAATCCAAGTCGTGTTCTTAGTCAAATCAG GGCAAAGCTACAGCACACAGCTGCATTCGCTCAGCTGCCCATTGGCTTGGAATCAGAAGTGAAAGGGGTCATTGACTTGGTGCGATGGAGAGCTTACTACTTTGAAGGAAATCAAGG GTCCGATGTAGTGGAAGGTGTTATTCCTGAGGATATGGTTGAGGAGTGTACAAATAAAAGACAAGAACTGATAG AAACTGTGGCTAACGTCGATGAAGTTCTGGGTGAAATGTTTTTAGAAGAAGTCCAACCTACAGAGGAACAGCTCATT GCTGCTATTCGTCGAGCCACTATAAAGAGATGTTTCACACCTGTTTTTGTTGGATCAGCCCTGAAAAATAAAGGAGTGCAG CCTCTGTTGGATGGTGTTGTTGACTACTTGCCAAATCCAAAGGAAGTCATAAATTTTGCTTCAGACACTGAAAA CCCTGATGAGAAAGTAGAATTGAGCAGTGAGAAGGACCCCTCCCTGCCATTTGTTGGACTTGCATTCAAACTTGAG GCTGGAAGATTTGGTCAACTAACGTACCTCAGAGTGTACCAAGGCTCTCTAAAGCGAGGGGGCTTTATCGTGAACACCAGAACTGGAAAACGAGTCAAAGTTCCGAGGATTGTGCGAATGCATTCTGATACTATGGAG GATGTGCAAGAGGCATATGCAGGAGACATATGTGCTTTATTTGGAGTGGATTGTGCATCTGGGGACACCTTTACCTTGGAAGGAGCCAAAGCAGTCTCCATg GAACCAATTTTTGTTCCTGATCCGGTCATTTCATTGGCTGTGGAACCTAAGAATAAG aatgACCTTGCCCAGTTTTCCAAGGCAATCAATCGCTTTACACGGGAAGATCCAACTTTCAGAGTTAGATACGATGATGAAAGCAGGGAG ACTATTATTTCAGGGATGGGAGAGCTTCATCTTGACATCTATACAGAG CGAATGCGTACAGAGTATAACTGCCCTGTGATTGCAGGAAAACCAAAGGTGGCTTTCAGAGAAACCATAGGAAAAGAGGCAAA TTTTGACTATCTTCACAAGAAACAGACAGGCGGTGCAGGGCAGTTTGGCCGTGTTATCGGCAGAATAGAG CCCATGCCAGATGACAAAGTTACAGAAATCGAGTTTGTGGATGCCACTGTTGGCATGAATATTCCAAAGAATTTCATTCCCTCAATAGAGAAG GGTTTCCAAGAGATCTGTGAGCGTGGTCTCATTACAGGCCACAAGTTGGCAGGAATTCGTTTTATCCTAGAAGACG GAGCTGCGCATGGAGTTGATTCAAGCGAACTTGCCTTTAAGTTGGCTGCCATTGGAGCTATGAGAGAAG CTTTCCCTAAAGCCGCTCCTCTTATTCTGGAACCGGTCATGTCAGTTGAGGTCAACATTCCACAGGAGTTTCAA GGTGCTGTCATAAGTGGTCTAAACCGCAGACATGGTGTGATCACTGGCACGGATGCTGCTGAAGGATACGTCACAATCTATGCTGAT GTTCCCCTGAATGACATGTTCGGATACTCGACGGAGTTACGATCTCAGACACAG GGCAAAGGAGAATTCTCAATGGAATATAGCAAATACATGTCTGCATCGCAGCAAGTTCAAGCCGAACTTATGGAAAAGTTTGACTTGGAAAGACTCAGGAAAGCTAAGTCAAGATAG
- the LOC136921444 gene encoding angiotensin-converting enzyme-like gives MKGTIYLVVVVLSAPFLCFAAFDQAEEDKAVKFLRKYNNDTPYEDYKTTIASWNYATNITARNKELRTNASLAFSAFYKQMRSEAAKFDVERLKPDTKRQIMFITSSATPKKEMVLRRVTELESSMEGIYSTGKVEDKSSGKMLELDPDLYHILANSRDYDRLLFAWKGWRDAVGPRVRGLYKEFVGLKNEGAKENGWEDTGAYWRSWYEVDDLESMVEGFWNELRPLYQELHAYVRYKLSQKYNQMSSKGPIPAHLLGNMWAQSWVNIYDLIEPYKNKASLDVTASMVQQNYTALKMVKLAESFFISIGLEKLPESFYKNSMFTKPKDRDVICHASAWDFGINHDVRIKQCTNINHGDLVTTHHELGHIQYYLQYWDQPHEYRTGANPGFHEAVGDTMSLSVDTPQHLKNIGLLEEYSNDTESDINALMKMALRKIAFLPFGFLIDQWRWKVFSGKITDENYNTEWWKLRTKYQGIKPPVERTEADFDPGCKYHIPANTPYIRYFMSFVLQFQFHKAACKAAGYKGPLHTCSIYNSTQAGRKIGDMLKMGKSKPWPEALEKLTGSKVLDVSAITEYFKPLNDWLVKQRQEIGYSPPGWDESPTTAGAPSLVPALWLNIVVFLSTSVVFVS, from the exons ATGAAGGGTACCATTTATCTGGTTGTTGTTGTGCTTTCtgcaccgtttctttgttttgcggCCTTTGACCAAGCAGAGGAAGACAAAGCAGtgaaatttttgagaaaatacAACAATGACACGCCATACGAAGACTACAAGACCACAATTGCCTCGTGGAACTACGCCACAAACATCACAGCAAGGAACAAGGAACTCAGAACCAACGCAAGCCTCGCCTTTTCTGCATTTTACAAGCAAATGCGATCGGAAGCTGCTAAATTTGATGTTGAAAGGCTCAAACCCGACACAAAACGTCAAATTATGTTCATCACTTCTTCAGCGACGCCTAAAAAAGAAATGGTGTTGCGAAGGGTGACTGAATTGGAGTCATCGATGGAAGGTATTTACAGCACTGGCAAAGTTGAAGATAAGTCCAGCGGAAAAATGCTAGAGCTGGACCCTGATTTATACCATATTTTAGCCAACTCGCGCGATTACGATCGCTTGTTGTTCGCTTGGAAAGGCTGGCGTGACGCGGTTGGTCCTCGGGTGCGAGGTCTCTACAAGGAATTTGTGGGGCTAAAAAATGAAGGAGCCAAAGAAAACGGCTGGGAAGACACTGGCGCATACTGGCGATCATGGTACGAGGTGGATGATTTAGAGAGCATGGTGGAAGGTTTCTGGAATGAACTAAGACCATTATACCAAGAGTTACACGCTTATGTTAGGTACAAACTGAGTCAAAAGTACAACCAGATGTCAAGTAAAGGACCTATCCCTGCTCACCTACTGGGAAATATGTGGGCTCAATCTTGGGTGAACATCTACGACCTCATAGAACCTTACAAGAACAAAGCAAGTCTTGATGTCACAGCTAGTATGGTCCAACAAAACTATACTGCTTTGAAAATGGTAAAACTGGCCGAgtcattttttatttcgattGGTCTTGAAAAACTGCCGGAGTCGTTTTACAAGAATTCTATGTTCACCAAACCAAAAGACAGAGATGTGATTTGCCATGCTTCAGCGTGGGATTTCGGAATCAACCACGATGTCAG AATCAAACAATGCACGAACATCAATCACGGTGACTTAGTAACCACTCATCACGAGCTGGGCCATATACAGTATTACCTGCAGTACTGGGATCAACCTCATGAATACCGCACTGGTGCCAATCCGGGATTCCATGAAGCTGTGGGCGATACCATGTCACTGTCTGTCGATACTCCTCAGCACTTGAAGAACATTGGCTTGCTGGAGGAATACAGCAATGATACAG AATCTGACATCAACGCCTTAATGAAGATGGCTCTCCGCAAAATCGCTTTCCTGCCATTTGGATTTTTGATCGATCAGTGGCGATGGAAAGTTTTCAGTGGCAAAATTACGGACGAGAACTACAACACTGAATGGTGGAAATTAAGGACAAAGTACCAAGGGATAAAACCACCAGTGGAGAGAACAGAAGCAGACTTTGACCCCGGATGCAAATATCACATCCCCGCTAACACACCTTATATCAG ATACTTCATGAGCTTCGTATTACAGTTCCAGTTCCACAAAGCAGCGTGTAAGGCAGCTGGATACAAGGGCCCTCTGCACACTTGTTCTATCTATAATTCCACACAAGCAGGAAGGAAGATtgg CGACATGCTGAAGATGGGGAAGAGTAAGCCTTGGCCTGAAGCACTGGAGAAGCTGACGGGAAGTAAAGTCCTAGATGTTTCAGCCATCACAGAGTATTTCAAACCTTTGAACGACTGGCTGGTCAAACAAAGGCAGGAAATCGGCTATTCCCCACCGGGGTGGGACGAGTCCCCTACTACAGCTGGGGCCCCGTCCCTCGTTCCGGCACTATGGTTAAACATAGTCGTCTTCCTGTCAACCTCTGTGGTATTTGTTTCGTAA
- the LOC136921550 gene encoding uncharacterized protein, translated as MAASHSTKRKFSSERAKGYYQLNDSEPKFAAEYLGMILVDELFQPEKGQAISARCVDKLSPVMNRKRKERKVSLLISSNISRGITVTEIPNNEEVCYELHQVAYCSTDVRNHAIFSFIAECNKELQCHVFAFKSEETSKAACLAVSNAFLSAHEEWLRKQKRESRRSRQEVTTVDPLET; from the coding sequence ATGGCAGCCTCGCACTCTACTAAGAGGAAGTTTTCATCCGAGAGAGCAAAGGGATATTACCAGCTAAATGACTCCGAACCCAAGTTTGCAGCTGAATATCTTGGCATGATTCTGGTGGACGAATTATTTCAACCAGAAAAGGGTCAAGCAATCAGCGCACGATGTGTGGATAAACTGTCTCCCGTCATGAACAGaaagaggaaagaaagaaaagtctcGCTTTTAATATCCTCGAACATCTCCCGTGGAATTACTGTGACGGAGATACCAAACAATGAAGAGGTCTGCTACGAGCTGCACCAGGTTGCATACTGTTCGACCGACGTGCGAAATCACGCTATATTTTCCTTCATcgctgaatgcaataaagagctTCAATGCCATGTATTTGCTTTCAAGAGCGAGGAGACGTCAAAGGCGGCGTGTTTGGCAGTTTCTAACGCCTTTTTGTCAGCTCATGAAGAATGGTTGAGGAAACAAAAACGAGAAAGCCGAAGATCAAGGCAAGAAGTGACAACTGTCGATCCGCTTGAAACCTGA
- the LOC136921534 gene encoding probable thiopurine S-methyltransferase, producing the protein MAPKSDKKRESNQQNKKATKKCEDPEYLEKVDPILMKNIRELTAGRDNLRIFVPMCGKTHDMLWLAAQGHAITGAEINPRYIRAFFRDAELEYELRSEQITTKTKANIYEADGQNITLYQCDIFDLSVEVLSQFDAIWDQSALPVINEMGAERLKDYTSLMQTLLKPDGRHMVEVCKHGANFVDSKMLKSLFGDKSDVRYIGKRIWKYDPQDFAEEECEEEEEESMGNKKNGEHDSNAHEEHESHGCGEHGHDDGHGKTQMFYHLITFKDKVSATSKRKRKIEEPGMKKSKKTPQRHLPKRKCKK; encoded by the exons ATGGCGCCGAAATCGGACAAGAAGAGAGAAAGCAATCAACAGAACAAGAAAGCAACGAAAAAATGCGAAGACCCAGAGTATCTCGAGAAAGTTGATCCCATTCTTATGAAAAATATTAGAGAGTTGACCGCGGGGCGAGACAATCTTCGCATATTCGTGCCAATGTGTGGAAAGACGCATGATATGTTGTGGTTAGCAGCGCAAGGTCATGCTATCACTGGTGCGGAGATAAACCCGCGTTACATCCGAGCGTTTTTCCGCGATGCTGAGCTAGAATACGAGCTGCGATCAGAGCAGATCACGACTAAGACGAAGGCTAATATATATGAAGCCGATGGCCAAAATATTACGTTGTATCAATGCGATATATTTGATTTATCTGTGGAGGTTTTGAGTCAATTTGACGCTATCTGGGATCAATCCGCACTTCCGGTTATAAACGAGATGGGGGCTGAACGACTCAAGGATTACACGAGCCTCATGCAAACACTTTTGAAGCCTGATGGCCGACATATGGTAGAAGTGTGTAAACATGGGGCAAACTTCGTGGACTCCAAGATGTTGAAGTCTTTATTTGGAGACAAGAGCGACGTTCGCTACATAG GAAAGAGAATTTGGAAGTATGACCCTCAAGATTTTGCTGAGGAGGAatgtgaagaagaagaagaagagagcaTGGGAAACAAGAAGAATGGGGAACATGACTCCAATGCTCATGAGGAACATGAATCACATGGATGTGGAGAGCATGGACATGATGATGGCCATGGCAAAACACAAATGTTTTATCATCTGATTACATTCAA ggATAAAGTGTCTGCAACATCCAAGAGGAAACGAAAGATTGAAGAACCAGGGatgaaaaaatcaaagaaaacccCACAAAGACATTTGCCAAAGAGGAAGTGCAAAAAGTAG